Below is a window of Atribacterota bacterium DNA.
TCTCAAAGTACCTTTGGATCGCTGTACTCTTATCTTTCGGAACTGGGTACATTGACTTTGAGAAAGTTGTTCCTGCAATTGTAGCGAGTGGGTACGCATCGGATTGGTGGTGCATTGATCTGTGCTTCTGGCCTAATGCCTGGGATATTACCGCTGATTCCATTAAATTTTTACGGGATCTCTTCACCAGGCTCGGCATGGTATAAGGAGGGAGACCATGATTCCTGAAAAGATGAAGGCTTGGATATTTTATGAACCAGAGGTCATGAAGTTTGAGGAAGTCCCGGTTCCGGAAGTCGCTGATGACGAGATTCTTATCCGGGTAAGGGCTTGTGGCATTTGTGGATCTGATGTAGCTTACTACTGGGGTTTTTCTCCTCTTGAGACGCCAACGGGTAAAGGACCGCTTATTCTTGGTCATAAGTTCTCAGGAGAAGTTGTTAAGGTTGGAAAAATTCCAGCGGAACGGAAGCTCTTTTCCGTTAGTGACCGAGTGACCGTAAAACCAGTACAGTACTGCAACGCTTGTGAAGTCTGTCACCGGGGATTTGTAAACCTTTGTGAGAATAAAAAAGTCCTTGGAGTCTCAACGAACGGTGCCTTTGCTGAGTATGTCGTTTCCCATTACACGCATGTGTACAAACTTCCCGGAAATGTTTCCTTTAAGGCTGGGGCTTTTGTAGAGCCTTTGGCAAATGCGGTATATGGTGTCAAAAATCTCCAGGTTGGCCTTGGAGATACGGTCGTCATTTTTGGGCCAGGAGCTATTGGACTTTCTATTGTTTCCCTTGTGAAACGAAGTGGTGCGGGGAAGGTTATTCTCGTGGGAACTCAAGATTTCCGGCTCCAGGTGGGAAAAGAAATGGGAGCTGATGAGCTTATAAACGTTAGAGATGCTGCGTCGCCTTACTATGTATCGAACGTAGTAGAGCGTATTTCACAGCTTACCGGTGGGCGCATGGCTGACCGGGTTTTTGTGGTGACAGGCAACAAAGATGCCATGCAGCTTGCTCTTGAGATTTCCGGACGCCGTTCCAACATTGTGTACTTTGGTCTCCCTGGGGCAAAGGATGTTATCGAGGTTCCTGCCCTTTCCTCCATTTTCTGGGATAAGAACATTCGTTTTTCCTGGCTTGCACCGTT
It encodes the following:
- a CDS encoding alcohol dehydrogenase catalytic domain-containing protein; amino-acid sequence: MIPEKMKAWIFYEPEVMKFEEVPVPEVADDEILIRVRACGICGSDVAYYWGFSPLETPTGKGPLILGHKFSGEVVKVGKIPAERKLFSVSDRVTVKPVQYCNACEVCHRGFVNLCENKKVLGVSTNGAFAEYVVSHYTHVYKLPGNVSFKAGAFVEPLANAVYGVKNLQVGLGDTVVIFGPGAIGLSIVSLVKRSGAGKVILVGTQDFRLQVGKEMGADELINVRDAASPYYVSNVVERISQLTGGRMADRVFVVTGNKDAMQLALEISGRRSNIVYFGLPGAKDVIEVPALSSIFWDKNIRFSWLAPFTWVEAIQSISGGLVNAERLVTHTVPLEKLMEGLQIAREKKGNPLKVMVVME